In Micropterus dolomieu isolate WLL.071019.BEF.003 ecotype Adirondacks linkage group LG17, ASM2129224v1, whole genome shotgun sequence, one genomic interval encodes:
- the LOC123985951 gene encoding uncharacterized protein LOC123985951, which yields MDGENTILSEYVRSLTVRDRDNYFKKLTLMDGTRLVDPYTLTQWMDELTGLPPFEWPDIYTYLIEKPSVYSKEKLRAYKSLDAYNYVLNGHVQDLKYKDLTDEFCVVRSEVLPSQRQGQKTTMYQAWVIVNRRNNYVLTANCTCMAGLGSCCSHAAAVLFKVELYVRMGRTEQPAGTSGECLWKQTKREVKPARIREINFQRPKRQLTAAVPAKVRRFNSSARGMYQSR from the exons atggATGgagaaaatacaattttatcTGAATATGTAAGGTCACTCACTGTCCGGGACCGcgataattattttaaaaagttaactTTAATGGACGGAACCAGATTGGTCGACCCCTACACACTCACTCAATGGATGGACGAACTGACAGGATTACCTCCGTTTGAGTGGCCTGACATCTACACCTACCTGATAGAGAAACCGAGCGTGTATAGTAAAGAGAAACTGAGGGCGTATAAATCCTTAGATGCCTATAACTACGTACTGAATGGTCACGTACAAGACTTAAAATACAAAGATTTAACAGATGAGTTTTGTGTCGTACGATCCGAAGTTCTGCCTAGCCAGCGCCAAGGCCAGAAGACGACCATGTACCAGGCTTGGGTCATTGTAAACAGAAGAAACAACTACGTCTTGACCGCGAACTGCACTTGCATGGCTGG TCTAGGGTCTTGCTGCAGCCATGCAGCCGCAGTGCTATTTAAGGTGGAGCTGTATGTTAGGATGGGGAGGACCGAGCAGCCAGCAGGCACATCAGGAGAATGTCTCTGGAAACAGACGAAGAGAGAGGTCAAACCAGCCAGAATTAGGGAGATCAACTTCCAGAGGCCTAAAAGACAGTTGACCGCAGCAGTTCCAGCCAAAGTCAGGAGGTTCAATAGCAGTGCTAGAGGCATGTACCAGAGTAGATGA